CACAATGTCGGGGCCGGTGCCTGCTTGATCGTATTCGACCGTGTTATCTCCAAGACTCATCGTCGCCATTGTTTGTTCTCCATATCGCCATCAAATTCGGATAAATTTTCAGAAGTAGTTTGCTCAAAGGAAGAAATTAGATGCAAGACGAAACCCTCCGCATCAACGCAGACTTTAACGATCAGGTGGTTGTTCATACAGACGATAAGGACTGGGTCTCTTCACCTAGCTCGGGCGTTGATCGCATCATGTTAGATCGGATTGGCGGAGAAGTTGCGCGTGCGACCAGCATTGTTCGCTTTGCACCTGACAGCGACTTCCCCCTTCACACTCATGATGGTGGCGAGGAGTTTTTGGTGCTGGAGGGTACGTTCTCTGATCAGGCTGGAGACTTCGGCCCAGGATCCTATCTCCGTAATCCTATCGGCACATCCCACGCACCTTTTACCAAAGAAGGCTGCACGATTTTGGTGAAGCTGTGGCAATTCCAAGAGGGCGATGCGGAGATTGTAAAGCTCGACACCCACGCGGCAGGGTTCGTCCCGGGCATGGTTGATGGGCTCAGTGTTTTACCCCTGCATCAGTTCCTAACCGAAAGCGTCGCCCTGGTGCGCTGGCAATCCGGCACCCAGTTCAATCGCCATACCCACTTTGGCGGCGAGGAAATTTATGTGATTGAGGGCACCTTCCAAGACGAACACGGTACCTACCCCCAAGGCAGTTGGATTCGCAGCCCGCATATGAGCGAGCACACCCCGTTCTCAGACGAAGGATGCTTAATCTACGTTAAGGTCGGGCACCTATTGGCTGAGCATGGGACATTAAGCGCGCCAACCGAACGATAAATCAAAGCCCGAACACAATCGGCGCCAGGAAATACATGGCTGCGAAGCTGACTAAGATCGCGACGATATTCAGCCAGAACCCAGCCCTCACCATATCGCCTAAGTGCATGTCTTCGTACGAGAAGACAATCGCGTTGGGCGGCGTTGCAACCGGCATCATGAAGGCCATGGATGCGCCCAGGGCGACGGGAATGGCGAGCATCCTGGGGTCAAGCCCCAGGCCAACCGCCACAGCGCCCAAAATAGGCAGGAACGTCGCGGTTGAAGCCGTGTTCGACGTAATCTCCGTCAGGTAAACAATTGCCACCGTGACGATGAAGACCAACGCCCAAGTACTAACATCGAACCCGGATACGCCGCTGCCGATCCACTCTGCAAGACCTGTCCCTTTAAATCCACCGGCGAGTGCCAAGCCACCGCCGAACAGCAGCAACACCCCCCAAGGAACATTGCGGGCGGCTTCCCAATCCAGGGCAAAGTAGCCCTTCTCACGCGAAATTGGCCACGCGAAAAGCACCGTCGCTGCCAACATGGCAATGGCCGTGTCATTGATCGGAAGGCCGGTCCAACTAGCAAGTTGTTTGCGAAATATCCAACCGAAGGCAGCGCAGGCAAAAACGATGGCGACGGCTTTCTCGCCTTTGGACATAGAACCCAGGGAAGCGAGTTCATCCCTGATAACGCCACTCGCATCCCCGATGTTAAGATCACGCACCGGGAAGATCACCCGGGTCAGCAACAACCACGCAATTGGTAGCATCACCAGAACCACTGGCACACCAAGTTTCATCCAGGTGAAAAAATCGATCTGAATGTTGTAGTTGCTTTGCAGGAAGCTCGCGAGCAGCGCGTTTGGCGGCGTGCCGATCAAGGTGCCGACGCCGCCGATTGAAGCCGAATAGGCGATCCCCAGCATCAATGCGACGCCGAAATTGCGTACCATCAAACGGTCGGGTGCTTTCTGAGCGATAAATTCAATCACCGACAAGCCAACGGCGAACATCATGATCGTCGTCGCGGTATTTGAAATCCACATGGACAGAAACGCTGTGGCTGCCATGAAGCCTACGATGATGCCGCCGGGGCTGGTGCCGACAAAGGTGACGATCCGAAGCGCAATACGTTTGTGCAGACCCCAGCGCTGCATCGCCGCAGCCAACAGAAACCCGCCCAGAAAAAGGAATATCAGTGTGTGGCCATAGTTCGCCGCCACCGGCTTCATCTTGGCAATGCCCAAAAGCGGCATCATCGGAATGGGCAGCAGGGCCGTTGCCGGGATTGGCACCGCTTCACCAAGCCACCAAACAATCATCCAGACCGCCAACGCCACCAAGCGCCAGGCTTCCGGTTTCATGCCTTCCGGGGCAGGTAAGAATAGAAGCAGCACCGCGAATGCCGGTCCCGCAATCAGGGCAATAAGACGTTTTGTTGATACGGACTCATCTGGCCCGGGCCCTTCGCCAATACCCAAGGTTGCGTATTCTTCTTCTACAACCGCGTGGCCGTCTTGATCATCCTCGGCCATTGTGGCGGCTCCATAACCTTAAATTTATTAGGAGTATCAGATCATTGTGCAATTTGGGCTGAGTTTCAAGCTGTCGACGCCTTGCCGCCCTGCCTGTGCATCTGGCTGGCGACTTGGGAGTCCGGCAAAAACGGTTCCGCCGCGCTCACCACCCTGATCGGCTTGCCATCGACAAAAGCCTTCAGATTTTCCAGGCTTTCTTGGTAGAAAATTTGGTAATTCTCCTTGGTCACGAAACCGATGTGCGGGGTTGAAATGACGTTGGGCAGAAGCCTGAATGGATGGTCGTCTGGCAAGGGCTCAATGTTAAAAACGTCCAGGCCTGCACCGCCAATGGATTGATTTGTCAGGGCGGCGATAAAGGGTTCTTCGTCGACGATTTTGGGACGCGATGTATTGATGAGATATGCGCCCGTCTTCATCAATGAGAGCTCGTGCGCACCGACGAGTCCTTCGGTTTCTTTCGCGTGCGGCACATGAAGGGTGATCGCATCGGAACGCTTGAAAAGATCCTCCTTTGAAACGCATTCAACGTCATGGGGTTTGGTGCGCTCTGGTGTCAGGTTGGGGCTCCAGGCGATGACATGCATGCCAAACACTTGCGCGATTTTGGCGACGGGCTGGCCCATGTTACC
This Rhodospirillaceae bacterium DNA region includes the following protein-coding sequences:
- a CDS encoding DASS family sodium-coupled anion symporter yields the protein MAEDDQDGHAVVEEEYATLGIGEGPGPDESVSTKRLIALIAGPAFAVLLLFLPAPEGMKPEAWRLVALAVWMIVWWLGEAVPIPATALLPIPMMPLLGIAKMKPVAANYGHTLIFLFLGGFLLAAAMQRWGLHKRIALRIVTFVGTSPGGIIVGFMAATAFLSMWISNTATTIMMFAVGLSVIEFIAQKAPDRLMVRNFGVALMLGIAYSASIGGVGTLIGTPPNALLASFLQSNYNIQIDFFTWMKLGVPVVLVMLPIAWLLLTRVIFPVRDLNIGDASGVIRDELASLGSMSKGEKAVAIVFACAAFGWIFRKQLASWTGLPINDTAIAMLAATVLFAWPISREKGYFALDWEAARNVPWGVLLLFGGGLALAGGFKGTGLAEWIGSGVSGFDVSTWALVFIVTVAIVYLTEITSNTASTATFLPILGAVAVGLGLDPRMLAIPVALGASMAFMMPVATPPNAIVFSYEDMHLGDMVRAGFWLNIVAILVSFAAMYFLAPIVFGL
- a CDS encoding D-2-hydroxyacid dehydrogenase family protein, with translation MKLAILDDYQSIATSIVDWSEIKGLNVVSFDDHVFDPEALVARLSDFDVVMRIRERTEFPRAVLEKLPKLKLLLATGMRNARSIDLAAADELGITVSTTDALHQTTVEVTWMLILALFRGFLEEVGSVRKGGWQRGLGVGLDGKTLGVLGLGNMGQPVAKIAQVFGMHVIAWSPNLTPERTKPHDVECVSKEDLFKRSDAITLHVPHAKETEGLVGAHELSLMKTGAYLINTSRPKIVDEEPFIAALTNQSIGGAGLDVFNIEPLPDDHPFRLLPNVISTPHIGFVTKENYQIFYQESLENLKAFVDGKPIRVVSAAEPFLPDSQVASQMHRQGGKASTA
- a CDS encoding cupin, coding for MQDETLRINADFNDQVVVHTDDKDWVSSPSSGVDRIMLDRIGGEVARATSIVRFAPDSDFPLHTHDGGEEFLVLEGTFSDQAGDFGPGSYLRNPIGTSHAPFTKEGCTILVKLWQFQEGDAEIVKLDTHAAGFVPGMVDGLSVLPLHQFLTESVALVRWQSGTQFNRHTHFGGEEIYVIEGTFQDEHGTYPQGSWIRSPHMSEHTPFSDEGCLIYVKVGHLLAEHGTLSAPTER